In the genome of Variovorax sp. PAMC26660, the window CATGCCGCCAGCAGCGCGACCAGCGCAATGCCGATGCCGGCAATCAGCGAGCGGCTGCGTTCGCGCGTGTAAGCCGTGGTGTCGCGAAAGGTCTGCACCAGCCCGATGGGCGCATCGCCCGCCGCGGTGGAACCGGCGGGCGCGAAGGCGCTGGCGCGCGAGGCTTCGCGCAGCGTGACCGGCGAGGTGAACATGCGCAACTGCGCGAGCGACGCGGTCTTGGGCCCGGCGGTGACGTACACGCCAGCGCTGTTGCTGATCTCCACGCGCGTGACCTGTCCGCCGCGCAGTGCGGCGTTGGCCACGTTCTGCAGCGCCGGCAGGTCGCCCGCGTAAAGGCTCAGGTCGGACATGGCCGCGACTTGCCGCGCCACGGCCTGCCCTTCGGCATCGAAGGCGGCTTCGAGCGTCTGCAGCCGGTTGTGCGTGAACCAGCCGGTGAGCGCGAGCGCCACTGCTGCGCATGGCACCACGCCAAGGCGGAACAGGTCGCGCTGCAGGTTGCCGCGCACGACCAGCGTGTGGGACGACGGGGTGCGCACCGGCGCATCGGCCGGCGCGTGCTGGGCCGCCGTCCCGGCGGGCACCGGGCCTTCGGAGAGGCGTTCGGTGCTCATCGCGGGGCCGCGAGCCGTTCGGTCAGTTCCCGTTCCTCCGGCAGGCGCAGGCCGAGTCCGCGTGCCACGGTGGCGTTGACGCGCACGGTGGCCGGCGTTGCCGCTTCCACCAGCGGCCCGCTGTTGTTGTTGCTGTTGGTGCCGGCGCTGCTCGCGCTGGCGACCTTCTGGCCGAGCAGGCGCGCCTGCTGGGCCAGCTGTGATGGCGTCGACACCGCGGCGGCCAGGCCGCCCGAGCGCACCAGGCCCTCGCTGGCGCCGAACACCGGCAGGCCGGCGCTGGCACCGGCGCGCAGCACCGAGAGCGTGGCCGCCTGGTTGTCGCCGATCAGGTCGGGCAGCACCATCAGCGCGTCGCTTTGCGGCACCACCACGCGCAGCGCGGCGGCGAGCGAGCGGGCATCGGGCGCGTACTCGACGTGCACGTCCCACGCCGGGCTGGCGCCTTGCGCCGCACGCTGCAGCTCGCGCACCAGCGGTTCCGACTCGGGCGTGGCGACCACGCCGACGCGGCGCTTTTGCGGCAGCACCGCGTTGATGAGCGCAAGCTGGTCGGCCATGGCCGGGTCGCGCAGCAGCACGCCCACGCGCCGGTCGCCGCGCTTGAGGGCGGGGCTGCTGGCCTTGAGGGCTTCGTAGTCGAGCCGGCTGAGCATCGCCAGCACCAGCGGCTCCTGGCCCGGTCGTTCGACGGCGGCGCGGGCGGCGGCCGGGCCGACCGCCATGGTCAAGGGCGCGTCGGTGGCGGTGCGCAGGCTGCGCGTGCGCACGCCGGCATTCGCGGCCCGCTCTGGCTCGGCGCCGGCAACGTCTGCAGCCTGTTGCTGCTGTTGCGGATCGACGCCGCCGGGCGCAAGGTGCACCAGCTCGAAGCGGCTGCCCGGTTCCTGGTCCGCGCGAAGCTGTTGCACGAACTCGGACGATGCCGCGATGTCGTCGCCCATCAGCACCGTGAGGCTGGTGGCCGACGCGGCACCACCGGCCAGCGCCATGCCCACGGCCAGCAGGGCACGGGTGACATGGCGCACGCGTGTGGGGACACGCGGGAGAAGGTGGTTCACGGCAACAAACATGGACTGCTTTCGCAGCAAGGGGCAATGATCCAATGTAAGGACGGGCCCCCCTTTGCGCGATAAGGCGGAGGGCTTATGTCAGCCCCCGCGAGGGCCTGCCCGCGTGACGGAATGCACGCCCCGGTGGCTGCTCGGCCTATGCCCGATGGACTACCTACGCGCCTACCTCACCCTAGCTGCAGCGCAGCCAGGCGCTGCGCCTGGATGGCCTGGCGCAGCACGCGCGGCGACACCGGCTTGTAGAGCACCGTGATGCCCGCGCTCGCCACTTCGCGCAGGCGGTCGGGCTTGGTCTCGCCGGTCACCAGCAGGCGCGCAGTGCCGGGGCCGATGCCGCGCGGATGACGCTCCAGCGCGGCGATCACGTCGAGGCCGTTGTCGCCGCCCTGCAGCAGCAGGTCGCTCACCACCACGTCGGGCGGCTGGTCCCAGGTGTCGGCCAGCGCGAGGGCTTCGGCGCGGGTCTGCGCGGCCAGCACTTCGGCGCCCCAGTTGGAGAGCACCACGGTCAGGCCTTCGAGGATGGTGCGCTCGTCGTCGATCACGAGGATGCGCACGTTCGCCAGGCTCGCTTCTT includes:
- a CDS encoding ABC transporter substrate binding protein — encoded protein: MNHLLPRVPTRVRHVTRALLAVGMALAGGAASATSLTVLMGDDIAASSEFVQQLRADQEPGSRFELVHLAPGGVDPQQQQQAADVAGAEPERAANAGVRTRSLRTATDAPLTMAVGPAAARAAVERPGQEPLVLAMLSRLDYEALKASSPALKRGDRRVGVLLRDPAMADQLALINAVLPQKRRVGVVATPESEPLVRELQRAAQGASPAWDVHVEYAPDARSLAAALRVVVPQSDALMVLPDLIGDNQAATLSVLRAGASAGLPVFGASEGLVRSGGLAAAVSTPSQLAQQARLLGQKVASASSAGTNSNNNSGPLVEAATPATVRVNATVARGLGLRLPEERELTERLAAPR